The Pseudomonas sp. SCA2728.1_7 DNA segment TTCCGGCAGATTCGTGAGAATCACGCCATCGGCGAGATCCGCGATCACCTCATGTTTGGAGAAAATGCGTTAGGCGACGTAGGACATCAGGGCCAGGACAAAGCCATGGTCATGGCCGACACCGCCGAAGTCTGCGGCTGCAACGGCGTGTGCAAAGGCACCATCGTCAAAGCCATTCAGGAACACGGCCTGTTCAGCGTTGATGAGGTGAAGAAACACACCAAAGCCGCGAGCTCCTGCGGCTCCTGTGCAGGCCTGGTCGAGCAGATCCTGATCAACACCGTCGGTGGTGCGGCGGACGTCAAACCGAAAAGCGAAAAGGCCATCTGCGGTTGCAGCGACCTCAACCACGGGCAGATCCGTCAGGCCATCCGCGAGCAACATCTGCTGACCATCGCCGGCACCCTGAGCTACCTCAACTGGCGCACCCCGAACGGCTGCGCAACCTGCCGCCCTGCCCTCAACTATTACCTGATTTCCACTTGGCCCGGCGAAGCCAAGGACGATCCGCAATCGCGCCTGATCAACGAACGTGCACACGCCAACATCCAGAAGGACGGCACGTACTCGGTGGTACCACGCATGTGGGGCGGCGTGACCAATCCTTCGGAACTGCGGCGAATTGCCGATGTGGCTGACAAGTATCAGGTGCCGATGGTCAAGGTCACCGGCGGCCAGCGCATCGACTTGCTCGGCATCAAGAAGCAGGATCTGCCGGGCGTGTGGAAAGACCTCGACATGCCGTCCGGCCACGCCTACGGCAAATCCATCCGCACGGTAAAAACCTGCGTCGGCAGTGAGTTCTGCCGCTTCGGCACGCAAAACTCGACACAACTGGGCATCGAGCTGGAGCACGACCTGTTCAACATGTGGTCGCCGCACAAAGTGAAACTCGCTGTTTCCGGATGCCCACGCAACTGCTCGGAAGCGGGGATCAAAGACGTAGGAATCATCGGCGTCGACTCCGGCTGGGAGATGTACATCGGCGGCAACGGCGGGATCAAAACCGAAGTCGCCGAATTCTTCGTCAAGCTGAAAACTGCCGAGGAAGTGCGCGAATACAACGGTGCGTTCCTGCAGCTGTATCGCGAAGAAGCCTTCTACCTCGAACGTACCGTGCACTACCTGCAACGGGTCGGCATGGAACACATCAAGAAAGCCGTGCTCGAAGACCCCGAGCGCCGCAAAGCCTTGAACGAGCGCCTGCAATTCTCCCTGTCGTTCGAGCAAGACCCGTGGAAAGAACGTCTGGTGCAGCCGCAACTGAAGAAAGAATTCGACGTGATCCCTGTGAAAAATCTGGAGGTGCCGGCATGAACTGGCTGGATATCTGTGCTCTCGAAGAGATCAACGCCCTCGGCTCGCGGATCATTGCCGGTCCGAAAGGTGACATCGCGATTTTTCGTACAAGCGACGATGAGGTTTTCGCCCTCGACGACCGCTGCCCGCACAAGGGCGGGCCACTGTCGCAAG contains these protein-coding regions:
- the nirB gene encoding nitrite reductase large subunit NirB: MKKLKLVMIGNGMAGVRTLEELLKLSNELYDITVFGAEPHTNYNRILLSPVLAGEQTFEEIVLNDLDWYLENNIKLLLNRKVVEIDRVKRRVIAEDGTEAEYDRLLIATGSTPFILPIPGNTLHGVIGYRDIADTQAMIDTAKTHKHAVVIGGGLLGLEAANGLMLRGMHVTVVHIGEWLLERQLDKTSGQLLQTALESRGLHFRLCEQTQALHDAGNGRVGSVQFKNGEIIPADLVVMAAGIRPNTELAEKAGIPCNRGILVNDTLQTYDPRIYAIGECASHRGIAYGLVAPLFEQAKVCANHLAQLGFARYQGSVTSTKLKVTGIDLFSAGDFMGGEGTETITLSDPIGGVYKKLVIKDDVLVGACLYGDTADGGWYFRQIRENHAIGEIRDHLMFGENALGDVGHQGQDKAMVMADTAEVCGCNGVCKGTIVKAIQEHGLFSVDEVKKHTKAASSCGSCAGLVEQILINTVGGAADVKPKSEKAICGCSDLNHGQIRQAIREQHLLTIAGTLSYLNWRTPNGCATCRPALNYYLISTWPGEAKDDPQSRLINERAHANIQKDGTYSVVPRMWGGVTNPSELRRIADVADKYQVPMVKVTGGQRIDLLGIKKQDLPGVWKDLDMPSGHAYGKSIRTVKTCVGSEFCRFGTQNSTQLGIELEHDLFNMWSPHKVKLAVSGCPRNCSEAGIKDVGIIGVDSGWEMYIGGNGGIKTEVAEFFVKLKTAEEVREYNGAFLQLYREEAFYLERTVHYLQRVGMEHIKKAVLEDPERRKALNERLQFSLSFEQDPWKERLVQPQLKKEFDVIPVKNLEVPA
- the nirD gene encoding nitrite reductase small subunit NirD, yielding MNWLDICALEEINALGSRIIAGPKGDIAIFRTSDDEVFALDDRCPHKGGPLSQGLIYGKRVACPLHNWQIDLESGEAQAPDIGCAHHHPARVENGRVQLALRDAI